In Candidatus Poribacteria bacterium, one DNA window encodes the following:
- a CDS encoding outer membrane lipoprotein carrier protein LolA has product MRAKRGSIRTIVRRCAFIAVLCVPAFPVSTARAQELTAEQVFGKMQAVYAKMKTVAAVFDETTIMDGDRRTAKGRLIFGKPNLLRQEYFDPKDAKSVAQVIVLDGSMSWSFTPWLNQVTRKEMDTKSSRELLPGAGENLELVPKSFSLSLKKDDAARRKGVYLLHMEPKPGTRGVGVGEHLEIWVSQKDWLPVQVSYTNTENDVVTIIAFNDMKLDVTPPKNAFKFEVPPGVEVVTIKDDYKRDR; this is encoded by the coding sequence ATGCGCGCGAAACGTGGCTCGATACGGACCATCGTCCGGCGCTGTGCGTTCATCGCCGTGTTGTGCGTGCCAGCGTTCCCGGTGTCGACGGCGCGCGCGCAGGAGCTGACGGCGGAGCAGGTTTTCGGCAAGATGCAAGCCGTCTACGCGAAGATGAAGACGGTTGCCGCCGTCTTCGACGAGACGACGATCATGGACGGCGACCGCCGAACGGCGAAAGGTCGGCTCATTTTCGGGAAGCCGAATCTGCTCCGACAGGAGTACTTCGACCCCAAAGATGCCAAATCGGTGGCGCAGGTGATCGTTCTGGACGGCTCGATGTCGTGGTCGTTCACGCCGTGGCTGAACCAGGTGACGCGCAAGGAGATGGACACGAAGAGCTCGCGCGAGCTGCTTCCAGGAGCCGGCGAGAACCTGGAACTGGTTCCCAAGAGTTTCTCGCTGTCGCTCAAGAAGGATGACGCGGCTCGCCGGAAGGGCGTCTACCTGCTTCACATGGAACCGAAGCCCGGCACGCGCGGCGTGGGCGTCGGCGAGCATCTCGAGATTTGGGTCAGCCAGAAAGACTGGCTTCCGGTGCAGGTGTCCTACACGAACACAGAGAACGACGTGGTCACGATCATCGCGTTCAACGACATGAAGCTGGACGTGACTCCCCCGAAGAACGCCTTCAAGTTCGAAGTCCCGCCTGGCGTGGAGGTCGTCACGATCAAGGACGACTACAAGCGCGACCGGTGA
- the rimO gene encoding 30S ribosomal protein S12 methylthiotransferase RimO produces MGQPERLASGAGVLHEHRERRGHDHRVQRHEAGRDSPEERLQVRSPAWRGGRHDQGRLQARPVIGEPHKDSGLLSDRRGKAQSVKVITLGCPKNSVDSESMMGILSQSGYELTDDEKRADVLVVNTCAFIEPAKAESIETILGAAELKQDDPRKRLIVTGCLAQRYVSELADEMPEVDAFVGTSEFMHIGDVIRDTQRPREDRGAPIQRVSSPAYQYTQPFPRILATPWHTAYLKIGEGCDNRCTFCAIPSFRGDYASRPIDMLVREADVLAQSGVKELVLISQDSTFYGRDQGGDGQLPELLRRLARVDGIEWVRVLYAYPTLVDDELLDVLAGEEKVCAYLDVPLQHVDNDVLRRMARATRESETRELVVRARDRVPGIALRSSFIVGFPGETDAHFAKLVDFVAESRFEHAGVFRFSPEDGTPAASMPDQVSEEVAEERFMELVAVQTDIARELRSARVGSTVRVLVDGKKPNTPLTEARMESQAPEIDDVVYIRGSRHKAGVFIHVRIVEAFEFDLLAEPTEGPL; encoded by the coding sequence TTGGGTCAGCCAGAAAGACTGGCTTCCGGTGCAGGTGTCCTACACGAACACAGAGAACGACGTGGTCACGATCATCGCGTTCAACGACATGAAGCTGGACGTGACTCCCCCGAAGAACGCCTTCAAGTTCGAAGTCCCGCCTGGCGTGGAGGTCGTCACGATCAAGGACGACTACAAGCGCGACCGGTGATCGGCGAGCCGCACAAGGATTCCGGCCTGTTGAGTGACCGACGTGGCAAGGCGCAGTCTGTCAAGGTGATCACGCTCGGATGCCCCAAGAACTCCGTCGACTCCGAGTCGATGATGGGGATTCTGAGCCAGTCGGGATACGAGCTCACCGACGATGAGAAGCGCGCCGATGTGCTTGTCGTCAACACGTGCGCGTTCATTGAGCCAGCCAAAGCCGAGTCCATCGAGACGATCTTGGGAGCCGCCGAGCTCAAGCAGGACGATCCGCGCAAGCGGCTGATCGTCACGGGCTGCCTGGCGCAGCGATACGTCAGCGAGCTCGCCGATGAGATGCCCGAGGTCGACGCGTTCGTCGGCACCAGCGAGTTCATGCACATCGGCGACGTCATCCGCGATACCCAGCGTCCGCGCGAGGACCGCGGCGCGCCGATCCAGCGCGTGTCGTCTCCTGCCTACCAATACACGCAGCCGTTTCCCCGGATACTCGCGACGCCCTGGCACACCGCGTACCTGAAGATCGGCGAAGGCTGCGACAATCGATGCACCTTCTGCGCGATCCCGTCGTTCCGCGGCGACTATGCCAGCCGTCCGATCGACATGCTTGTGCGCGAGGCGGATGTCCTCGCCCAGTCCGGCGTGAAAGAACTGGTTCTCATCTCCCAGGACTCGACGTTCTACGGGCGCGACCAAGGCGGGGACGGGCAGCTACCCGAACTGCTGCGGCGTCTCGCGCGCGTCGATGGGATCGAGTGGGTGCGCGTGCTCTACGCATACCCGACGCTAGTCGATGACGAGCTGCTCGACGTGCTGGCTGGCGAGGAGAAGGTGTGCGCTTACCTTGACGTGCCGCTGCAGCATGTCGATAATGACGTTCTGCGACGGATGGCACGTGCGACGAGAGAATCCGAAACGCGGGAGTTGGTGGTCCGGGCGCGCGACCGCGTGCCGGGGATCGCGCTCCGGTCGTCATTCATCGTCGGGTTCCCGGGCGAGACCGACGCGCACTTCGCCAAGCTGGTGGACTTCGTCGCGGAATCCCGGTTCGAGCACGCGGGCGTGTTCCGCTTCTCGCCGGAGGACGGGACGCCGGCGGCTTCGATGCCGGATCAGGTCTCCGAAGAGGTGGCCGAAGAACGGTTCATGGAGCTCGTCGCGGTCCAGACGGACATCGCCCGGGAGTTGCGCAGCGCGCGTGTCGGCAGCACGGTCCGGGTGCTGGTGGATGGGAAGAAGCCCAACACTCCGCTGACGGAAGCGCGGATGGAATCCCAGGCGCCTGAGATCGACGACGTCGTCTACATCCGAGGCTCACGGCACAAGGCGGGCGTGTTCATCCACGTCCGCATCGTGGAAGCCTTTGAGTTCGACCTGTTGGCAGAACCAACTGAAGGACCCCTATGA
- the pgsA gene encoding CDP-diacylglycerol--glycerol-3-phosphate 3-phosphatidyltransferase, translating to MKRAEWSPFGLANALTVLRILITPLFMLAFFHGYRHAEAAQGRAAFYYLGALFLFGLASLSDYLDGKIARQRGVTEFGKFFDPIADKLLVLTALLSLRYYGELIPIWMVLVIAGREIAVTLLRSALVARAGRVVSANLWGKMKTVSQMTILVVSLLLLSVNSAVGYPYEGLRTSRGPIFWMMLVPVTLTVLSGIEFVYSNRSNFRALATGSEVA from the coding sequence ATGAAACGAGCCGAGTGGTCTCCATTCGGGCTGGCGAATGCGCTCACCGTTCTGCGCATCCTGATCACGCCGCTGTTCATGCTCGCGTTCTTCCATGGGTACCGTCACGCCGAGGCGGCTCAGGGCAGGGCGGCGTTCTACTACCTCGGAGCGCTGTTCCTGTTCGGGCTGGCGTCGCTGAGCGACTATCTCGACGGAAAGATCGCCCGGCAGCGCGGCGTCACGGAGTTCGGCAAGTTCTTCGATCCGATCGCCGACAAGCTGCTGGTCCTGACCGCACTGCTGTCGCTGCGTTACTACGGCGAGCTGATCCCCATCTGGATGGTACTGGTCATCGCCGGTCGAGAGATCGCTGTCACGCTGCTGAGATCCGCTTTAGTTGCGCGCGCGGGTCGAGTCGTCAGCGCGAACCTCTGGGGCAAGATGAAGACCGTATCGCAGATGACGATCCTCGTGGTCAGCCTGCTGCTGTTGAGCGTGAACAGCGCGGTCGGTTATCCCTACGAAGGGCTGCGCACATCTCGGGGACCGATCTTCTGGATGATGCTGGTCCCGGTCACCTTGACGGTTCTCTCCGGGATCGAGTTCGTCTACAGCAACCGGTCCAACTTCCGGGCCCTGGCGACGGGCAGCGAGGTGGCATAG